Proteins encoded in a region of the Manis javanica isolate MJ-LG chromosome 15, MJ_LKY, whole genome shotgun sequence genome:
- the M6PR gene encoding cation-dependent mannose-6-phosphate receptor, with product MILCHMPRGLVGGVVAPRPPGTSCFRFPEWGPARRPGDRRPLTRALGRGSAAGRSPALSPSPGRGSPGVSELWLLRLPVTPRIPAPERMLPLCSCWRTRLLLPLLLAVAIREAWQAEEKTCDLIGEEGKESEKELALLKRLKPLFNKSFESTVGQGPDTYIYLFRVCREAGNHTSGAGLVQINKSNGKETVVGRLNETHIFNGSNWIMLIYKGGDEYDSHCSMEQRRAVVMISCNLHTLADNFNPVSEERNKVQDCFYLFEMDSSLACSPEVSHLSVGSVLLVTFASLVAVYIIGGFLYQRLVVGAKGMEQFPHLAFWQDLGNLVADGCDFVCRSKPRNVPAAYRGVGDDQLGEESEERDDHLLPM from the exons ATGATTCTATGTCACATGCCGCGGGGTCTAGTGGGAGGAGTAGTTGCCCCGCGGCCGCCAGGCACTTCCTGTTTCCGGTTCCCGGAGTGGGGCCCAGCGAGGCGCCCGGGGGACCGCCGGCCTCTGACACGAGCTCTGGGCCGCGGGTCTGCGGCTGGCCGCTCGCCAGCCCTGTCTCCCAGCCCCGGCCGGGGTTCACCCGGGGTTTCTGAGCTTTGGCTGCTCCGTTTGCCCGTGACAC CACGCATACCTGCCCCGGAAAGGATGCTCCCCCTCTGCAGCTGCTGGAGGACTCGGCTGCTCCTGCCGCTGCTCCTGGCTGTGGCCATCAGAGAAGCAtggcaggcagaagaaaaaacCTGCGACCTGATAGGAGAAGAGGGCAAAGAGTCAGAGAAAGAGTTGGCTCTACTGAAGAGGCTGAAGCCACTGTTTAATAAAAG CTTTGAGAGCACTGTGGGCCAGGGCCCAGACACGTATATCTACCTGTTTAGGGTATGCCGGGAAGCTGGCAACCACACCTCTGGGGCAGGCCTGGTGCAGATCAACAAAAGTAACGGGAAGGAGACAGTGGTAGGGAGACTCAATGAGACTCACATCTTCAATGGAA GTAATTGGATCATGCTTATCTATAAAGGGGGTGATGAATACGACAGTCACTGTAGCATGGAGCAGCGTCGTGCAGTGGTGATGATCTCCTGCAATCTACACACGCTAGCG GACAATTTTAACCCTGTGTCCGAGGAGCGAAACAAAGTCCAAGATTGTTTCTACCTCTTTGAGATGGATAGCAGCCTGGCCTGCTCCCCAGAGGTCTCCCACCTCAGTGTGGGTTCTGTCTTACTTGTCAC GTTTGCATCACTGGTCGCAGTCTATATCATCGGAGGGTTCTTATACCAGCGACTGGTGGTGGGAGCCAAGGGAATGGAGCAGTTCCCCCACTTAGCCTTCTGGCAGGATCTTGGCAACCTGGTAGCG GATGGTTGTGACTTTGTGTGCCGTTCTAAACCCCGAAATGTGCCTGCTGCATATCGTGGTGTGGGGGATGATCAGCTGGGGGAGGAGTCAGAAGAAAGGGATGATCATTTGTTACCAATGTGA